The nucleotide sequence ATGGGCGCCACCTCTCTgcgaggctgcagctggaccgGGTGCACCACAAGCAGCTTGGCTGGCACCAGGGAATGTGGTggcacctggaagcttggagatgccaggaaccacagagccccaaagagggagACACAGACCTGGCTCAaggagctcccaggtctgggctcCCCTGAAGCACTGcagcttttctctccttctcttcaccGGAAATGTGGCGAGCAAGGGCCAtgttcagccctgtttgtgttacagctcctTTATCTTCGCCATTTCATGGGTcccgagttcttgtcctgtgaccaggaagaacgaggtatgcagacaagtggagggtgagcaaggcaaaGAGGAGCTTTACTGAGTGATAGAACCAAATTTTGGGTAAAGCAGTTAGAGTCAGTTACTACTATACTGGTTGGACAAAGAATAGTTGTTAACTGTGAAGATGTGACAAAATTATGTGAGGATTAGAATGTAAGAGCTGTTCTTTAAATGTCTGTGCAGGATTCTCTTGGTCTCAATTTCTCACCCTTGAAGGTAGAGTGTTACCTTTCCTCCTGGTGTAGGGAGAGTCTTTTACATGGACTTTTCATCCTTTGCTTTAAAGAAACAGCACAAAggtcaaaatgatttttttgaaaactgCTGTTTTCAAGTGTCTTTACTTAAATAGTCAATATGCCAGAATACTGAGGAgtttggagaaaagagaatttagTTTAGAGAGGGATAAAGAAGAGGTGTAGAAATGGGACAGGAAGGCTGCAGACAGGAAAGAATCTCAGCTCGCTTTGAGCCAGTGTCTTGTGGAGAGGCAATTTTGAATCAGAATGCGCTTAGAACTTCAAGAAACACATGAAGTATGCCACTCATTCAGATTGCTTAATTTTAGGCTCACGGTCTCATAATTTAGCCCTAAAAGACAATTTTGGGGGAACTCAAAAGACCCCCAGTGAAGCGGTgtcattgtctggggtaaatacccgaGGTTTGTTGCCTcatgccaaggaaatcaaggacacagacacatgtgGAGTGGGATTAACAATGGAGGTttagtagaagaaagaaagagaaaggagaacagtTCTGTCTCCAGTGAAGGAGAGGGGTTCCTGAGTGGGACTTCTTGCCCCTGGCAGAGTGCACAGGGTTTTATAGacaggcttgaggaggcagtgactgatttacatagggcccaaaGATTGGCTGGACCAGGTGTGACGTTTACATAGCGTGCGGGGGAAGCTGGTCACCGCACCCTAATCTCTTATTATGCATATAAGGTCTCTACTTGGCCAGCGCCACGTTGCCTGCTCCTTACTGTGCATGTAGTTGACAATGAAAGAGGAAGATGGAGCCACCATGCTGGACGTGCCTAGTCCCCAGTTAGCCTTTTCCTACGACACAGCTGCTAGCATTCACCCATGCAAGCTTCTAGCTTGCTTGTCTATatctgcagctcgattttacaagctgctctttgttagaaaagaaaataacttggGGGCTGCGTTTCATTAGAAAGAAAACctggggctcacgcctataatctcagcactttgggaggccaagggggtcagatcacctgaggttgggagttccagaccagcctgaacaacatggagaaaccccgtctctactaaaatacaaaattagccgggcgtggtggctcatgcctataatcccagctactcaggaggctgaggcagaagaattccatgaacttgggaggtggaggttgcggtgaatcGAGATctcacgactgcactccagcctgaacaagagcaaaattacatctcaaaaaaaaaaaaaaaagaaagagataaagaaagaagaaaaccataCCAAGAACTTCTTTCCCCTcgctatctgcctaaataatctcttcttaactcctatatcaccAGGAGGGCCATAAAGGATCCGAAGTAGCTTAGGTGTACTCTGTCCCTTGATTTGAAAGCACCTCCAGCCTCAGTCACTGAGCCACAGCCAAGGACTTAGCAGCCCCCGCTTCGAATCCTCTCACTCCCCCACACTCTGTCCCCCTCACACTGCTTTCTCCTGCCATGCCACTGCCTTCCACAGGCCATTTCCACCGAGGAAAAGGAATCATCTTGTACGTCCACTATCTAGATTCTCCACTCTTTCCACCCCTTTGTTGATGTAAGTAAGAGTAATGACCTGCTCCCTGCAGGCACTGAGGATTAGATCCATGCAAGAATTCAGCAGAGAAACGACAGGAATACCCTTAGTCCTGTCTAAGGGATCACTAACGATTACAATAAAAAGCAACTAGTAAAGGCATTTAAGAGGAAATTTGCCTGCAATGGGACGGTAACTGAGCATCCAGAATACAGAGAAGCCATTCAGCTACAGGATGACCAGTGCAAGAACATATGCCAGTGCCTTGTAGAGGTAAGACTGGCTAAGGACGATCGACTGATGGTTCAAGGGTTTTAACTACTTGTGGCTCACTGAAACTTAAGTGAGGATTTCCTCGTAATTAGTAGaatttcccttctttcccttgttaCAGGTTTAAAAACCTCACAGTTTGTCTAATGTAACCATTTGGGGTCTGCTTTTAACTTGGACTAGTGTAATTCCTTCATGcaataaactgaaaaaataaaaataaaaaaataaaaacatagctaAGGGAGGACTATGATTTTCAAACACGGAGCCAGCTGGAGTCCCACAAGGGGAAGCATTATTGCCTACTCCCTGGGTGCCCAGAGCCTCACCTCAGGGCTGCGCCAGCTCTGGGGCATCCTATGCCCCAGGACTACTCTCAACATGGTGGGGGGCGTGATCAAGAGAGAAACGCCCACCCTGGTGTCCTTGTCCTCAGTGGGCCAATGCTGAGGCCCCCACAGGATTGCACCCCAGTTGCCTAGAATGGCACCCTCTGTGTTTATGCAAGCTCATCAgcgttccctccctccctgcctcagtttccccacttccTGCAATCACCTCCCAGATAAACTACCTGCACCCATGTCCTGGTCCTAGGTCAGCCTTGGGGGAACCATGGTAAGATCAGGATGTCTGGCGTTTCTGTGCTGGATCCTTAGGGGGTGAGGGATGTCAGGATCATTTCCTCCAATGCACACACCCCCACTCCAGGCTTTTCAGCTCCTGGCACCCTGGAACTACTCCTGTTCCATTGCGGGGCATGATATGAGtctaatttcagctactcaggagggtgaggcaggaggatcgagatcagcctaggagttcaagaccagcctgagcaacacacaATTCTCTTTCTGATCAAAACAGAACAGATGTGGGTGTGAGCCAGGGGCACAGACCGGCCGGCTGCACAAGAGAGAATGAGCTGTCCATGAAGCCACCACATTTGAGGAATACTCTGCAAGGCATCAACTGGAATGTATTTATTACCAAACAAGACAGAAGAGAACCAGGGCCTGACTTAGCAGTGGCCCCAGCCTGCACGGGCTTGGGTAGGCTCAGGCTGGCCCCAGGAGTGGGAGAGCccagagaagagggagaaagagcagCGGCCAGGAGGGGTCTGGCTGGGACATGCCACTCTGGGCCATCAGCTTCTGGATCCACCCGAAGTGGTAGCTGACATTGGTGTAGACACCGGGCCGATTGGGCCGACCACAGCCCACTCCCCAGCTCACGACTCCAATCTGATACCACAGTCCATTCTTGTTACAGGCCAAGGGTCCACCTGAGTCACCCTGGGGAGCAGCGGGACTGAGATCAGCCTGGGGCGGAGTGAGTGGGGCAGGGGAGAAGCCGAGAGCAGGAAGGGCTGTGGGGCTGGGTAGACTGGGTGCACATCCTTCTCCTCCCCCTGGCAGCGGCCAAGCCTCCGTTTCTGCATCTGCAGAGTGGGGCAACAGTGTCCACCTCCTGGGGTTGGCATGAGGGTCAAATAAGGCACAGGGACACAGGTTGCTTTcctgggctgggagtggtggcagggaCACTCACAAAGCAGGAATCCTTCTCGCCTTGGGCATCGCCAGCACAAACCATGTCTCCAAAGATGTCCGTGCGGAAACTGTACTTGAAGAAGAGGTAGTTGCACATAGAGTTGTTTATGATGGCGACCTGAACTTCCTGGAGGGTATAGGGAGATGGCAGTGCTGTGGGGACGatagagggaaagagagagacaccAACCTGAGGCCCCTCTAGGGAGGGATGGCATAGGCTGTGGGAGTGGGGGTCCTAGGgcacccactgtgcctggcaggttCATCTCCATTACCCCCAGCTCCAGCCCAGACCCCAGCACAGCAGAGGCCCTCAGCAGCATCACGAAGGCCCCAGCGAGAGACAGGCTGTCAGAGCTCCCCCAGCCTCACTTTCCCTATCTGTAGAATGGCAACAATGGCCCTGCCTGCGCCCACGGAGAGATTCCTTAGCAAAAAGGAGCAGGGGGAGGGGCGAAGGCAGCTGAGATGGTGTTAAGATGAGCACCCAAAGCCAGACCTGGGGGAGaggcagcctggctgcagccctggcCTCAGTAGCAGCTGGGCGCTTTCAGGGCCTGGGCACAAGCTTGTTGCGGCGCTCTTAGGGCCCCCCCCCAGTACCCCTGGGAGGCAGCAGTCATCAGGACCCACTCCCAGATAAGGAGAGTCAGGGGGATATCACCCCGCTGACCCCCGGCAAGGCACTGGGGAAGTCTCAGAGCCTGACAGGAACCCACACCTGTCCAATTCCTGCCTCAGAGTCCCAGCCAGCACCTTGTACTGCACAGGATGACAAAAGACAACAAGGCCCAACCTGCAGGCAGCGCTTCCCATCAGCGGGGTCTCTCCTAAGCCCTTGGGACTAACAACCTGGGAACTAGCCTATGATGTGGAACCATCATTACCCTGTTTcacaggggaggaaactgaggcaccgtGAGATGAACAGCTTTGCCCAAGGCCTCCCAGTCAGCGCAGGGCAGAGCAAAGGTGCATACCAGGCAGGGGGCTCCAGAAGTGCCTGCCCCCCGCCTCCCCTACACTGTGAGTTGAGGCGCAGCCTGGGGTTGGTGTGACCTGTCCACTCTGGGCTGGGGAGAGAGGGTGGCAGAGGCAGCCTGGCCGTGCCCCCGGCTCACACCCACTCATCTTTGCAGCAGGGGCCCTTCTCAGGGAAGGGAAAGGATCCCTCCTCTAGAGGGAGGCGGCTCCAGTGCTGAGTTTCCCATTCCCGCTTCCAACTGCCGGGGTGTGACCTGGGGACATCCCTTACCCTCTCTAAGGCAAGGGGCCCTGACTTCTCCATTTATCAGTTCTTGGCAATTTCCATAAccctctcagttttctcatctgtaaaatgggtataaaaaCGTTACCAACTTCATTCTTAGGTGAGCTCCAGGAGGAGGAGAGGCCGCGCCTGCCTCACTGCTGGGTCCccatgcctagaacagtgccaggTACACTGCGTGTGCTCAAGGAACCACGTTTGTTATTGTTACTACTGTTGTGGGATGATGCAGGGACAGGCCAGACAGGGGAGCAGAGGGAAGGGGATTCCTAATACAGGGAACACACCCAGTCGGGGGCTGCCAGCCCCAGGGCTCCTCCAGATGGTGGGCCCACTTCTTTCAGGGCATGTGTGTTGGGGGACATGCAGGTGCCAGGGCAGGCCCACCAGAGAATCCCCAGAGGGGTTTCCGTGGGAGCTGCGGTTGAGCATGGCTTGAAAACTTATGGGGAGAGGAATGGGCTCAGTGCTGCAGGAGAATCGGCCAGAGCTAGGGTGGGTGCAAGAGGCTTGGAGAGGCAGCCCAGGAGCCTGATGTCTGGGGCATTGGTGAGCACCGGGGGAGGTGGAAAGATGCAGCAATAAATTCAAATCTGACGTTTATGTCGCCAAGTCCTCCAGAACCCCTCCACCACCCCACCACCCACAGGCCTGTACCAAGCTGGCCTCCCTCTCACACTCTCCTTCTGGCCCCCACAGCCCCTGGAAGGGAGAGACTGGGTGTTTGGTCCCTGCCCTGGCAGGTGAGGAGAGACTGCGCACAAGAGGGGCGTAGCCTGCACTCCCAGACCAAGCAAGGGGCTATTGTGCCTGTGTAGGGGAACAGATGAACAAAGACAGTTCCTCCCTGACCTGCCTGTCCCCAGCCTCACCCTCATCCTCTTTGATGTTCCCCCAGCCGGTCACCCAGCAGTCTGTCCGGTTCTGAAACTCAAATGTGGAAGCCTGGAGACAGATGGGCTGGATGTGGTTAGTGTAGGTGACAGGTGCAGACAGCTTCACCAAGGCAATGTCATAGGGTGAATTCCCCAGGTAGCGAGGGCTCAGATAGATATTCGACACGAAGTAACGGGTGTAGTAGGCCTGCAGGCTCCAGAAGGATGGCATGGAAGTCAGCTGGCCAAACTGGATCGTCCACCCAGAGGGATCACTAAGGTCACTCTCTCTGGTAGAAGAGAAGAGAGCAATCAGGGGCCCTGGACGGAGGGCTGGCTGCCTGAGCACAACTGGGGCCCAGTCCAGGAGGGGAGACTGTGGCATTGCTACTACTTGCTAACACCCAGGGTCCCCTGTAGAAATGAAAGAGGCCAGAGAGATCACAACCAAAGTCCTAGGACCTGCTCCTGGAGCAGGAGGGTGGGGTCTTGTCATCTCCCAGAGCTGTCCCAAGGACCCTTGCATTAAGCCAAGGCCTCCAGGGGCACCCCCATGCAGCCCAAGGAGGAATGGGCAGATGCACCACGGCAGTGTGGGCTTGGCAGGATGGAGTCCACATAGCGTCCCGGGCGTGCTCGCCTTGGTTCAGTGCTCCACACTGTACTGCACGTCCACCAGGAGGGGGAATGAGGGTGGGATGGATGGTGGTGAGCTTTGggttaaaagaaaaagggaaagaatacCCAAAAGTGCGTGGAAATGTTCTGGAAGAACATTCTGGAAGAACCTGAACAGAGTTCCCTCCCGGAGACCCAAAAGGAACTGGAATGGGTGTAACCGGCTGCAGCAGAGCCTGGGGCTCAGTAGAACACCAGGCGGCATCCATGCACCACATTCACGCCCAAGTGTGGCATCAGACCATAGGTAAAGTTAGGTGGCACTCCCTGCAGCCCTGCTCCTGCCCGTCCCCACACCCCTCAGTTCGCACCCCACTCACTCTTCAAAGCAGTGCGCCGCAGTGAGCGCCCAGCGGTGGCTGAGCAGACTCGCTCCGCACACGTGGGAATCCCACAGGCGCAGGCTCCCCTGCCATGGCCAACGCCCGAGTTCAGCGTCCAGTCCACCCACGATGCGCGTCGTGATGACCCGTTGGCCGCATGGTCCTCGGATGGTCAGAGGAACTGCTGAGCCGCGGGAGGCAGCCCCCCAAGCCCgacctctccctttctcccattCAACCCAGCCAGGAAACCACGCTTTTACCCACCCAGTGTCCCCTCGCGTGTGTAGAGCAGGAAGTAGGTGACACTGGAGACCCTCCCACGTGCTCTGCAGGGCCTGCCGGCCTGCCCATCCCCCTCCAGCGCCCATTGGTTACTTTCCACACCAACAGAGTTCTCGATCCCGGGGGCGAGGCCGAGAGAGCAGTAGAggccccccttcccctccccccgcccccgtGCACCTCAGCCCAACGGCCCCGGCGGGCATCACGCATCCTGAGCGCCCTACCTGACGACAGATCCACCTCATCTGACTCTGCAGGAGACAAGAAGTGAGCTCCCCGCGGCCTCCACCTCCCGTCCTCCCCATCGCCCCCCTCCCCGTCCCGCCAGCAGCGCCCCGAGCTCACCCGGCTTCCCGAGTCCCGACAGCGCCAGCAGCAGCGCCAGCAGCAGCGCCCCGCGCGCGCCCATGGCCTCCTCTCCAGCGGCCTGGcgcctcctctgcctcccctcgCGCCGGGCCGGGGGCGCCccctgggggcggggcggggtgggaGCTCTGCCCTCTACTCCCAGCTTCacactcctgggcccaa is from Macaca fascicularis isolate 582-1 chromosome 20, T2T-MFA8v1.1 and encodes:
- the PRSS21 gene encoding testisin; the protein is MGARGALLLALLLALSGLGKPGRQALQSTWEGLQCHLLPALHTRGDTGWVKAWFPGWVEWEKGRGRAWGAASRGSAVPLTIRGPCGQRVITTRIVGGLDAELGRWPWQGSLRLWDSHVCGASLLSHRWALTAAHCFEEESDLSDPSGWTIQFGQLTSMPSFWSLQAYYTRYFVSNIYLSPRYLGNSPYDIALVKLSAPVTYTNHIQPICLQASTFEFQNRTDCWVTGWGNIKEDEALPSPYTLQEVQVAIINNSMCNYLFFKYSFRTDIFGDMVCAGDAQGEKDSCFGDSGGPLACNKNGLWYQIGVVSWGVGCGRPNRPGVYTNVSYHFGWIQKLMAQSGMSQPDPSWPLLFLPLLWALPLLGPA